The following proteins are encoded in a genomic region of Glycine max cultivar Williams 82 chromosome 18, Glycine_max_v4.0, whole genome shotgun sequence:
- the LOC100809103 gene encoding cysteine-rich repeat secretory protein 55 — translation MYFSYKIIFLFFLCTWGAKAEDPLGRFCNENTIIGSGGKLSANIDKILTEIALKTPSTGFVATTYGKDQDKVYALAQCRGDVSTQDCSNCIQDATKQIRQRCPNQVDGRIWYDYCFLRYSNKSFFGEVDTSFGIFYFNVENVTDPEDFNKELGALMDHIRAQAVVPREEGLGKGKSVLSPFVTLYALVQCTRDLSEISCAQCLSIAVNNFPNFCSNRKGCRVLYSSCYVRYELYPFFFPLDSNKTGPSNTAKVSVYT, via the coding sequence ATGTATTTCTCatacaaaattatattcttatttttcctATGCACTTGGGGTGCAAAAGCTGAGGACCCTTTAGGGCGATTCTGCAATGAAAACACCATCATTGGCAGTGGAGGAAAATTATCAGCcaatattgataaaatattgACTGAAATAGCCCTCAAAACTCCCTCCACTGGTTTTGTTGCCACCACATATGGCAAAGACCAAGACAAAGTGTACGCACTCGCTCAATGTAGGGGAGATGTTAGCACCCAGGATTGCTCCAATTGCATCCAAGATGCAACGAAACAAATCCGCCAACGCTGTCCAAACCAAGTGGATGGGAGAATTTGGTATGATTACTGCTTTTTAAGGTATAGTAACAAGAGTTTCTTTGGTGAGGTTGATACATCTTTTGGTATATTCTATTTCAATGTTGAAAATGTGACTGACCCTGAAGATTTTAACAAAGAGCTTGGGGCTCTTATGGATCACATTAGAGCACAAGCAGTGGTGCCTAGAGAGGAAGGGCTTGGGAAGGGAAAATCTGTGCTGTCCCCATTTGTGACACTTTATGCGTTAGTGCAGTGCACTAGGGACCTGTCTGAGATATCCTGTGCTCAGTGTTTGTCTATTGCAGTGAACAACTTTCCCAATTTTTGCAGCAATCGTAAAGGATGTAGAGTACTGTACAGTTCTTGCTATGTTCGATATGAACTCTACCCTTTTTTCTTCCCTCTTGATTCTAACAAAACAGGACCTTCCAATACTGCAAAAGTCAGCGTTTATACTTAA